In Microbulbifer sp. GL-2, the following are encoded in one genomic region:
- a CDS encoding HupE/UreJ family protein translates to MKKPSSSWTAIFLLALCMLPFPPSTAAHEVRPAYLQIEQLDTQRFDVIWRVPARGQLRLSLNVRFGQGATTLNPPSGRFQNGFYTERWQIQHPGVLSQLPISIDGLEHTLTDVLVRIAWLEGHELVQRLMPDRPHFVVSNKEHHGKISITYFNLGLEHILLGLDHLLFVLALMLLCSGWQQLLLAVTGFTLAHSITLGAATLGHLSLPQAPVEVLIALSIVFVASETLAKQRGRSSLATRLPWLMALIFGLLHGLGFAGALADIGLPQTSIPLALLTFNLGVEAGQLVFIAVTTALLVGLSRTLRVVQQWRFSKHQRAVNDWEEGHVTAWIKAPLAYSIGGIACYWCLERILSLLL, encoded by the coding sequence TGTATGCTGCCTTTCCCACCTTCAACCGCCGCCCATGAAGTTCGTCCCGCATATCTGCAAATCGAACAGTTGGACACACAACGGTTCGATGTTATTTGGCGGGTACCTGCGCGAGGGCAATTACGCCTGTCGCTGAATGTGCGATTTGGTCAGGGGGCTACGACTCTGAACCCACCAAGTGGCAGATTCCAAAACGGCTTTTACACTGAGCGCTGGCAGATCCAACATCCTGGGGTGTTATCTCAGCTACCAATCTCAATTGATGGTCTGGAGCATACCCTCACCGATGTGCTGGTGCGCATTGCCTGGCTCGAAGGGCATGAACTGGTACAACGGCTAATGCCCGACCGGCCGCACTTTGTTGTCAGTAACAAAGAGCACCACGGGAAAATTTCCATTACCTATTTCAACCTCGGCCTGGAGCATATCCTGCTGGGACTTGATCACCTGCTATTTGTCCTGGCCCTGATGCTGCTATGCAGTGGCTGGCAACAGCTCCTGCTGGCCGTTACCGGCTTCACCCTGGCACACAGTATCACCCTCGGTGCCGCCACGCTTGGCCATCTATCCTTGCCACAGGCTCCGGTAGAAGTGCTTATTGCTCTCAGTATTGTCTTTGTCGCCAGTGAAACATTGGCCAAGCAACGCGGCCGCAGCAGTTTGGCAACCCGCTTGCCCTGGCTGATGGCCCTCATCTTCGGTCTGCTACACGGCCTGGGTTTTGCTGGCGCCCTGGCAGATATTGGCTTGCCACAAACCTCTATCCCGCTGGCCCTACTCACTTTCAATCTCGGAGTGGAGGCCGGGCAGCTAGTGTTTATTGCCGTCACCACCGCCCTCTTAGTGGGGCTGAGCCGTACATTAAGGGTGGTACAGCAGTGGCGCTTTTCAAAGCACCAACGGGCTGTAAATGATTGGGAGGAAGGGCATGTAACCGCCTGGATAAAGGCACCTCTGGCTTATTCGATCGGGGGAATCGCCTGCTATTGGTGCCTGGAGCGGATTTTGTCGCTGCTGCTATAA
- a CDS encoding Lrp/AsnC family transcriptional regulator: protein MKIDRHNLRILQALQTNARISNLNLSEQIGLSESACLARVKRLTSERYIREFLAEINLDKVRHAEFYVNVALKRQDARTSENFRRIINDIPQIVSCVKMSGEFDYMLRFVCPDAADFNRVSEQLLANEDAAISRMTSHLVIEKTKPFTGYPLELLFQD, encoded by the coding sequence GTGAAAATTGACCGGCATAATTTGCGTATTTTGCAGGCCCTGCAAACTAACGCCCGTATTAGCAACCTGAATTTGAGTGAACAGATTGGCCTTTCGGAGAGTGCCTGTCTGGCTCGGGTGAAGCGCCTGACCAGTGAGCGCTATATCCGGGAATTCCTTGCCGAGATCAACCTGGATAAGGTGCGTCATGCAGAATTTTATGTAAACGTGGCTCTAAAGCGTCAGGATGCGCGCACCAGTGAAAATTTCCGGCGCATAATTAATGACATTCCGCAAATCGTCTCCTGTGTGAAGATGTCTGGTGAGTTTGACTATATGTTGCGTTTTGTCTGCCCTGATGCAGCGGATTTCAACCGGGTTTCCGAACAGTTGCTGGCTAACGAAGATGCAGCTATTTCCCGTATGACTTCACATTTAGTGATTGAAAAAACCAAACCCTTCACTGGCTATCCACTGGAGTTACTGTTTCAGGACTGA
- a CDS encoding pyridoxal phosphate-dependent aminotransferase, producing the protein MKNVTDFTPRFSLQSEALNSEDSNVWAVSERAHGLADKGEDVIFLCVGDPNFDTPEPILDFARARLGVGRTHYSPAAGEPMLRRAIADIESKVSPHPCNPDDVVVFPGGTNAIFAVLSCLLNPGEEIVIPEPMYIGYVPICDSLRLSVKRVACTAEKDFAFDVETIKAAIGNETRVVMINTPVNPTGAMATPEQLRELAAYCRERNVWLVCDEMYSMITFARRHTSLRTAAEELDNIVVIDGLSKSHAMSGWRLGWAVARGSLVDRLVEFAGATIFGCPQFIQEAAAFALEFDSYFVKQMRDAYERRRDLIVERIGKIPGLGCYSPEAGMFVMVDVSEVATSGQEFAEALLDAERVSVLPGAPFGKSAVNHVRLTLAADEAELSRALDRIEQFVTSGNRQAS; encoded by the coding sequence GTGAAAAACGTGACAGATTTTACTCCCCGATTCAGCCTTCAAAGCGAGGCCCTGAACAGCGAGGATTCTAATGTTTGGGCTGTCAGTGAACGTGCCCATGGCCTGGCAGACAAAGGGGAGGATGTCATATTTCTCTGTGTAGGGGATCCAAATTTTGATACCCCAGAGCCGATACTGGACTTTGCCCGTGCCCGCCTTGGTGTGGGACGTACCCATTATTCCCCCGCTGCCGGCGAACCTATGCTGCGCCGCGCCATCGCTGATATCGAGAGTAAGGTATCGCCGCACCCCTGTAACCCCGATGATGTAGTGGTCTTTCCCGGTGGAACCAACGCTATTTTTGCGGTTCTCTCCTGTTTGCTGAATCCCGGTGAGGAGATTGTGATTCCCGAGCCGATGTATATCGGTTATGTGCCTATCTGTGACAGCCTCAGACTTTCCGTGAAGCGGGTCGCCTGTACGGCAGAGAAGGACTTTGCTTTCGATGTGGAGACGATCAAGGCGGCGATCGGTAATGAAACCCGGGTGGTGATGATTAACACTCCGGTAAATCCCACCGGTGCCATGGCAACCCCGGAGCAGCTGCGAGAACTGGCGGCGTACTGCCGAGAACGCAATGTCTGGCTGGTATGTGATGAGATGTACTCCATGATCACTTTCGCGCGCCGACATACTTCCCTGCGCACGGCAGCTGAGGAGTTGGACAATATTGTGGTGATTGACGGGCTGTCCAAGTCCCATGCTATGAGTGGCTGGAGGCTTGGTTGGGCCGTTGCTCGTGGCTCACTGGTGGATAGGCTGGTGGAGTTTGCGGGTGCTACGATCTTTGGTTGTCCCCAGTTTATCCAGGAGGCCGCGGCTTTCGCCCTGGAATTTGACTCCTATTTTGTCAAGCAGATGCGCGATGCCTACGAACGTCGCCGCGACCTGATAGTTGAGCGTATTGGTAAAATTCCGGGGCTTGGTTGCTATAGTCCTGAGGCAGGTATGTTCGTTATGGTGGATGTGTCCGAGGTGGCGACCTCTGGACAGGAGTTTGCCGAAGCCCTGCTGGATGCCGAGCGGGTGTCAGTACTGCCCGGCGCACCCTTTGGTAAGAGTGCGGTGAACCATGTTCGCCTCACTCTCGCCGCTGATGAGGCTGAACTGTCTCGAGCGCTAGATCGTATCGAGCAGTTTGTCACCAGTGGAAATCGCCAGGCCAGCTGA
- a CDS encoding aspartate/glutamate racemase family protein, with protein sequence MIDYDQIKHIGIVGCSAEGAALCYKTICTESSRYLGEHAHPEISMHTHSLAQYVKYLKTNDLHGIGNLMLSSVDKLKAQGADFIICPDNTIHQAFDYVAQRSPLPWLHIADCVIREAKACGFKKLGILGTQWLTESDVYPAKIERAKLSWQRPTQETTKRIGHLIMSELVYGIVKPGTVRYFQNTINKFRDSGCDSVILGCTEIPLVISDNNSSLPTLNSNRILAKAAISEAI encoded by the coding sequence ATGATAGATTACGATCAGATAAAACATATCGGCATTGTCGGATGCTCAGCTGAGGGGGCCGCACTCTGCTACAAAACTATCTGCACCGAGAGTAGCAGGTACCTCGGTGAGCATGCACACCCAGAGATATCTATGCACACTCATTCACTAGCTCAATATGTAAAATACCTGAAAACGAATGATCTTCACGGCATAGGTAACCTGATGCTCTCATCTGTGGATAAGCTAAAAGCACAAGGGGCAGATTTTATAATATGCCCCGACAATACCATCCACCAAGCCTTCGACTATGTAGCGCAAAGATCCCCACTCCCGTGGTTACATATTGCTGATTGTGTAATCCGTGAGGCAAAAGCATGCGGCTTCAAAAAGCTAGGAATTCTGGGCACCCAATGGCTGACAGAGAGCGACGTATATCCCGCCAAGATAGAAAGAGCGAAACTAAGCTGGCAAAGACCGACACAGGAAACCACAAAAAGAATTGGCCACCTGATTATGAGTGAGCTGGTTTACGGCATAGTCAAACCAGGGACTGTCCGCTACTTTCAAAACACAATCAATAAATTCAGAGACTCTGGATGTGATTCAGTTATTCTTGGCTGCACAGAAATCCCTTTGGTCATAAGCGATAACAACTCATCACTTCCAACGCTAAACTCCAACCGAATTCTGGCAAAAGCAGCAATATCTGAGGCAATATAG
- a CDS encoding YqaA family protein — translation MEGFAELGVFGLFFSAFLAATILPLSSEVVLTILLLNGLSAPTLIIVATAGNVLGSLTNYALGYWASLGVVKRWFKISEDEFLQAEQRFKKYGMLSLCFAWVPIIGDPLTIMAGILRVPLLWFFLLVTLGKLLRYIFISYIVLNVA, via the coding sequence ATGGAAGGTTTTGCTGAGTTAGGGGTTTTCGGTCTCTTTTTTTCTGCATTTTTGGCTGCAACGATCTTACCCTTAAGTTCGGAAGTTGTGCTGACTATCCTGCTGCTTAACGGTTTGTCTGCTCCTACATTAATCATAGTTGCCACTGCTGGGAATGTACTAGGCTCTTTGACCAACTATGCGCTTGGATATTGGGCTAGTTTAGGTGTGGTTAAAAGATGGTTTAAAATTTCAGAGGATGAATTCCTGCAAGCTGAGCAACGTTTCAAGAAATATGGAATGTTATCGCTATGTTTTGCATGGGTTCCGATAATCGGTGATCCATTAACCATTATGGCTGGCATCCTAAGGGTTCCCTTATTATGGTTTTTTCTCTTGGTGACTTTAGGGAAGCTTCTACGCTACATTTTTATTAGTTATATTGTTCTTAATGTTGCGTAA
- a CDS encoding CPXCG motif-containing cysteine-rich protein, protein MQNILIERSIQCPYCGESITILIDASVASQRYIEDCQICCRPIVLQVNIDINNVLSISAHSEDETF, encoded by the coding sequence ATGCAAAACATCTTAATAGAAAGAAGTATTCAATGCCCTTACTGCGGTGAGTCGATCACAATATTGATCGATGCTTCAGTTGCATCACAGCGCTACATCGAAGATTGTCAGATCTGCTGTAGACCAATCGTACTTCAAGTGAATATTGATATTAACAATGTGTTATCTATTTCTGCTCACAGTGAGGATGAAACTTTCTAG
- a CDS encoding deoxyribodipyrimidine photo-lyase — MISRQFPFERGLMWFRSDLRIYDNSALYRASTHCKEIASIFIACPDSWKLHNEGDVLVAFRMACLHELQAQLQVRNIPLYFLEVSTFSQVPQVLQEITQRLKIDALFANAEYPLNEQRRDNAVRDVLTKSGVEVEYFSDRTLLPPGSVRTGSGDPYKVFTPFKRALIQLCAESETKSLPAPRKIAPPDKGAYWPKWLALSEGKKLKQKMPGELSQYTINTVETGVVKGWKAGEKAAQKRLKVFSGLVSKYQSERDFPSLDSTSRLSPYLNCGAISIRQCVNMALNLNQGLWQGGNNGIACWISELIWREFYTHLLVDFPRLSKGEPFKEITDQIPWSYNEDRFACWSRGETGVPIVDAAMRQLNETAWMHNRLRMIVASFLTKNMLIDWRWGERYFMQHLLDADFASNNGGWQWTASTGTDAAPYFRVFNPYSQSQKFDPDGTFIRKYIPELSSLNNKEIHNPPPTEGYPKVICDVSAGRQRAIEVFANLK; from the coding sequence ATGATCAGCCGACAGTTTCCTTTTGAGCGAGGTTTAATGTGGTTTCGTAGTGATCTACGTATATATGATAATTCTGCATTATATCGCGCCAGCACTCATTGCAAAGAAATAGCCTCTATTTTTATTGCCTGTCCTGATAGCTGGAAATTGCACAATGAAGGAGATGTACTGGTTGCTTTTCGCATGGCCTGTCTTCATGAATTACAAGCCCAGTTGCAAGTCCGAAATATTCCATTGTACTTCCTTGAAGTCTCGACATTTTCTCAGGTTCCTCAAGTGCTGCAGGAAATAACCCAACGCCTGAAAATAGATGCCCTTTTTGCCAATGCCGAATATCCACTAAATGAGCAGCGCCGGGATAATGCAGTACGGGATGTACTGACAAAATCTGGGGTCGAGGTTGAATACTTCAGCGATCGTACACTGTTACCTCCTGGCTCTGTGAGAACAGGTAGTGGTGATCCTTATAAGGTTTTTACTCCTTTTAAACGTGCCTTGATCCAACTTTGTGCAGAAAGTGAAACCAAGTCTTTACCGGCTCCGCGAAAAATAGCCCCTCCAGACAAAGGAGCGTACTGGCCAAAATGGCTGGCATTGAGTGAAGGTAAGAAACTGAAGCAGAAAATGCCCGGTGAGTTGTCGCAGTATACAATTAATACTGTTGAAACAGGGGTTGTAAAGGGGTGGAAGGCCGGAGAAAAAGCTGCACAGAAGCGCCTGAAGGTATTTAGTGGCTTAGTCAGTAAATACCAATCTGAAAGGGATTTTCCTTCCCTGGATAGTACCTCGCGCCTATCACCCTATTTAAACTGTGGAGCAATTTCTATTCGTCAGTGCGTAAATATGGCCCTGAATTTAAATCAGGGCCTCTGGCAAGGCGGTAACAATGGTATCGCATGCTGGATAAGTGAATTAATCTGGAGGGAATTTTACACTCATCTGCTAGTAGATTTTCCTCGGCTGAGTAAAGGTGAGCCATTTAAGGAGATAACCGATCAAATTCCCTGGTCATATAATGAAGACAGGTTTGCGTGCTGGAGTCGCGGTGAAACTGGAGTTCCTATTGTCGATGCCGCCATGCGCCAGTTAAACGAAACCGCGTGGATGCACAATCGCTTACGTATGATAGTTGCCTCATTTTTGACTAAAAACATGCTGATTGATTGGCGCTGGGGGGAGCGTTATTTTATGCAGCATTTACTTGATGCAGACTTTGCTTCCAACAATGGCGGTTGGCAATGGACGGCTTCCACGGGAACTGATGCAGCTCCCTATTTTCGTGTGTTCAACCCTTACAGTCAATCACAAAAGTTCGACCCAGATGGAACATTCATACGGAAGTATATTCCAGAACTTTCGAGTCTCAATAATAAAGAGATCCATAATCCCCCTCCAACGGAAGGGTATCCAAAGGTTATTTGCGATGTGAGTGCAGGTCGACAGCGAGCGATTGAGGTTTTTGCTAACCTTAAATAA